In the Streptomyces coeruleoprunus genome, CTCGTCTCCACCGTCTCGATGAACGGCGTCGTCGTCATCGGCGAGGGCGAGAAGGACGAGGCGCCGATGCTGTTCAACGGCGAGCGCATCGGTGACGGGACCGGCGCCGAGTGCGACATCGCCGTCGACCCCATCGACGGGACGACGCTCACCGCCAAGGGCATGCCCAACGCGATCGCCGTGCTGGCGGCCGCCGACCGAGGCGCCATGTTCGACCCGTCCGCGGTGTTCTACATGGACAAGCTGGTCACGGGCCCGGAGGCGGCCGACTTCGTCGACATCGACGCGCCGGTGTCGGTCAACATCCGCCGGGTCGCCAAGGCGAAGAACTCCGCGCCCGAGGACGTCACGGTCGTCATCCTGGACCGCCCCCGCCACGAGGGCATCGTCAAGGAGATCCGGGAGACCGGCGCCCGGATCAAGTTCATCTCGGACGGCGACGTCGCCGGTTCGATCATGGCCGTCCGCGAGGGCACGGGCGTGGACATGCTGATGGGCATCGGCGGTACGCCGGAGGGCATCATCAGCGCCTGCGCGATCAAGTGCCTCGGCGGTGTCATCCAGGGCAAGCTCTGGCCGAAGGACGAGGCGGAGCGGCAGCGCGCCCTCGACGCGGGCCACGATCTGAACCGTGTGCTGTCCACGGACGACCTGGTCCGCGGCGACAACGTCTTCTTCGTCGCGACCGGCATCACGGACGGCGAGCTGCTGCGCGGTGTCCGCTACCGCTCGGAGACCGCGACGACCTCCTCGCTGGTCATGCGCTCGAAGTCGGGCACGATCCGGCAGATCGACTCGACGCACCGGCTGTCGAAGCTGCGCGCCTACAGCCAGATCGACTTCGACCGCGCGAAGTAGACAGGGACCGGGGCAGCCCCGAGAGGGGTCGAGTCCGCCGGGCCGGTGTGCGACGGTCCGGCGGGGACGAACGGGCGCGAGAACGGCAGGAGAACGGAACGAAAAGGGGCGCTCCCATGTGCGGTGGGAGCGCCCCTTCCCGTACGGGCCGTGCCGCCGGCCCGCCGGTCCCGTTCCGCGGTCGCCGTCGGCGGGGTCAGCCGGCGGCGGCGATCTGCTGGCCGGCCGACGCGGCCTTCTTCAGCTCCATCTCGCGGCGCCGGCGGCGGGCGAGCACCACGCGCCGCTCGGCCGCCGTCAGGCCGCCCCACACCCCGTACGGCTCGGGCTGGAGCAGGGCGTGCTCGCGGCACTCGACCATGACCGGGCAGCGGGCGCAGACGCGCTTCGCGGCCTCCTCGCGGGCCAGCCGGGCGGCCGTCGGCTCCTTCGACGGCGCGAAGAAGAGTCCCGCTTCGTCGCGGCGGCACACCGCCTCCGTGTGCCAGGGCCCGGCCTCGTCCTCGCGCGGGGCGACGCGCGGGGCGGGAACGGCGGCGACCTGGAGGGGCTGATGCGGCAGTTGCAGCACGGTCTACTCCTGACGACGGCTTACGCGAGAGAGACGATGCAGCAAGCCCTACCCGCTGTGCGCACGCCTATGCACTGCGTGGCACGGGCTTCCAAGGGGGCAAGACGGTCGGCCGAAATTCGACGGTCGGGCGGCGGCCGGGGCGGTGCCCGGCCCCGGAGGCTCAGTGTCCGAGGTGCTTGCGGAGCTTGCCGTGCAGCAGGTCGGCGATCCACGCGCCGCGCTTCGGGCGGGCCTCGACGCTCCCGA is a window encoding:
- the glpX gene encoding class II fructose-bisphosphatase; this translates as MTEHHLPSELEVSPEAPDRNLALELVRVTEAAAMAAGRWVGRGDKNGADGAAVRAMRTLVSTVSMNGVVVIGEGEKDEAPMLFNGERIGDGTGAECDIAVDPIDGTTLTAKGMPNAIAVLAAADRGAMFDPSAVFYMDKLVTGPEAADFVDIDAPVSVNIRRVAKAKNSAPEDVTVVILDRPRHEGIVKEIRETGARIKFISDGDVAGSIMAVREGTGVDMLMGIGGTPEGIISACAIKCLGGVIQGKLWPKDEAERQRALDAGHDLNRVLSTDDLVRGDNVFFVATGITDGELLRGVRYRSETATTSSLVMRSKSGTIRQIDSTHRLSKLRAYSQIDFDRAK
- a CDS encoding WhiB family transcriptional regulator, which translates into the protein MLQLPHQPLQVAAVPAPRVAPREDEAGPWHTEAVCRRDEAGLFFAPSKEPTAARLAREEAAKRVCARCPVMVECREHALLQPEPYGVWGGLTAAERRVVLARRRRREMELKKAASAGQQIAAAG